Sequence from the Microbacterium sp. AZCO genome:
TGCCCGACTCGACGATCTGCCACTTGGTGCCGTCCCAGCGACGCACGACGTCGTTCTCGTCGCCGCCGAGCATCCCGGCGATGACTGTGAGACCCGTCGCCATGATGGTCGTCACACCTGTCTTCGCGCGGACGACGATGTCGACCTTCTGAACCGCGACGCCGGCTCCGACCCCCACGGAGCCGTCCGTCGCGGAATCCCCGGAGGCCTCGGCCGAGGCATCCGTGTCGCCCCGTGCCTCGAGCGTGACGACCCCGCCGGCGCTGACCGCGATGCCGTCGGCGAAGAACGCCCGGACGGTGCTGGCCACGACGTTGATCGCGATGGCGCCGGCGATCGAGAGGCTGCTGCCGCCGTTGTCGTTGGACGCGGCCTTCGGCGTCGACGAGGTCGACGATCCGCCGCCGGCGTTCTGCTGCTTGGTCTCGTTGGCCTTGCCCAGGTTGGCGTCGGCCTTCTGGTTGACGTCCTTGCCCCCGCCGCTCTTGCCCTCGTGCGGGTCGGCGCCCTTCGTGGCGGCTTCGGCCTTCGTCTCGACGTCGACGCGCTGGTGGGCGGTGAACGAGACGGCACCGGTGGCGGTGATGCTGCGAGCAGAGGCGGCTTCGGCGACGATGTCGTCGAGAACGGCCAGGGCGAGCGAGACGCCGATTCCGGCTGTGCTTCCGGCGACCGTCGAGCCCTTCGCGGTCGTGGAGGCGGAGACGTGCTGGGTGGCAGCGGCGGTGATGCTCGAGGCGGTGAGCGTTACGGTGCTCCCGCCGAGCGAAGCCTGAGTGTGGATGGAGGCGACGACGATGGCGACTGCGGGGACGATCGTGACGGTGCCCGAAGCGCCACCGGCTTCGGCTTCCGTCGTGAGCGTCACATCGTGCGTGGCCGTGATGGACAGTGCTCCGGCTCCCGTGAGCGGGGGGCCGCGTGTCGGGTCGGCGACCTGCGAGACACCCGCGTAGACGCGATGCGTCGGAAGGTTGAGGGCGAGGGATGCTCCGAGACCGATCGTCGCGTCACCGGACTGGGTCGCCTTGGCAGAGGCCTTGTCGGTGCTCTTCGAACCCGCCGTCATGCTGACCGCTCCACCGCCGACGATCGCCACGCCCGGGGTGGGCCCGCCGATCGGACCGGGGAGCTGGCTGCCCTCGATGGCGGCACGGGTGTCCTCTTCGACGATGTTGAGGGCGAAGGCGCCGGCGACGCCGATCGTGCCGCTGGCATCCGTCGCTCCCGCCTCGGCGGTCGCGCTGAAGGTGTGGGTGTCGTCCGCCGCGACGGGCTTGACCGTCGCACTGAGCGTGAGACCCGCCGCCTGGAGCGAGGCCGCGACGCCGACGCCGGCCTGGTTGATGAGCCGCACCTTGTTGACGGCGAGGGCCGCGCCGATGCCGACCGTGCTCGAGTTGGTCGCGGTGCCCTTCGCGCTGGCGGAGGCATCCGTGTTGTTGTGCGTCGTGAAGGACGCCGCGCCCGTCGTGACGAGCGACGCGCCGTCGCTGAGCATGGCGACCGTGACGGACTTCACGAGGTTGAAGGCGATGGCGGCGGCGACGCTGACGCTCGTGCCGTCCTCGTTCTGCGCCTTCGGCGTCGTCGACCCGCCGCCCGCGCCGCCGGTCGTGCGGCCCGACGCGTTGCCGAGCTTGTCGTTCGACTTCGTGTTGGCGTCCTTGCCCGTCGTGTCCTTGCCGCTGTTGCCCGCCTCGCCGGGGGCGCCCGCGGAGCTCGCTTCCGCCGTCGTCGACGTCGTCGAGACGCCGTCGGCCGTGAGCGCGACGGCTCCCCCGGCCGTGACGGCCCGGTCGATCGTCGAGGACGATTCGTGGTCGGCGGACGTGAGGGCGAATGCGATCGCGGCACCGAGCGTCGAGCCGGCGGCTGCCGTCACCGCGCCGGTCGCGGACGTCGTCGCCTTGGCGACCTGGTCGGCGGTCATCGTGATCGCGCCGCCGATCGTGAGCGCGGCGCCTGCGAGGATGCTCGCGATCGTCGAGACGTTGTGGATCGCGATGCTCGCGACGCCCGTCAGCGAGGCGTTCGTGCCGCCGTCTGCGCCGCCCGTCGTCGTGGTGGTCGCGTCGTCGGCACCCGACGCCGTCGCGGTGAACGTGGCGATCAGGGTGGGCGCGGCGCCGGTGGCGATGCCGGCTTCGACCTTCGTCGTGATGAGGCTCAGGGCGACCGACGCGCCTGCGCCGACGGCCGCGCCGCCGGTCTGCTTGGCCGATGCGTTCGCCGTGCTCGTGTGGCTGCCGCGCGCGCTGACGGTGACGGCGCTGCTTCCGTACGCGCCGGTGCCGCGGAGCTGCGCCGAGGTGCGGGCATCCTTCTTCACCAGGGCGAGGGAGCCGGCGATCGACACCTGACCGGAGCCCTTCTTGCCCGACACAGCAGTGGCGGTGTAGCTCGAGTCGCCCGCGGCGGGGTCGGCGGCGCTCGCCGTGAAGCCGCCCGGAGCGCTGATCGTGGCGTTCTGCGCGAAGGCCTCGGTGAGCAGATCGACGATGATGAGACCGACGCCGATGGCGAGCCCGAAGGTGCCCGTGCCGCCCGAGCCGTCGGTCGTGCCGCCGTCGCCGCCCGCGATCACGGTGTTCTTCGCGTTGGACGTGACGGTCTGGGCGCCGGTCGTGGTGACCTTGGCTCCGGTGATGTGGGCCTTCGTGTCGTTGTCGAGCACAGCGACGCCGATGGCACCGGCGACGTCGATCGGGCCGTCGCTCGTCGACGCCTGACCGTTGCCGCGGTTCGCGCTGTTCGCGCCCTTGTTGTTCTGCGTCGCGCCGTCCTTGCCCGCGTTGGCCGTGGCGGTGACGGTCGAGGTCTGGTTCGCGAGGATCTCGACGGATGCGGCCGTCGACCCGGTCGCGTCGGTCGAGTCGATCGCGGCCTCGGTGTTCTGCTGCAGGTACACCACCGCGACACCCGCGCCGCTCGCGGCGTTCTTCGCATCGCCGATCCCGGTGAGCGTCGCCGTGTTCGTGCCGGTGATGCCGAGGGCGCCGCCGATGATCGCGCGCGCCGTGTCGGTGACCTTGCCGACGACGTTCGACCAGACCGTCAGGATCGCGACCGCCGCGTCGTAGTTGTTCGGTCCGGACTGCTGCTTGGAGGCGTTCGAGCCGGGGAGCGCGCTCGCGGTGACCGCCGAGGTCGCCGTGATCGTCGCGGCTCCGTCCACGTCGAGCACCGTCGAGTCGCTGATCGTCGCGGTCGCGGTCGAGTGGATGATCCCGGCGTCGCCGTAGTCCTTGTTGAGCGTGAAGGGCCCGACCGTCGAGGTCGCGGTGGCCGTGAAGTTCCCGGTCGCGTTCACGTGCGACGCACCCCGCACGTCGACCGTCGCGGTCGAGTTGACGAGCACGGCGTAGGCCGTGGCGGCAGAGGTGTCGGGTGTGACGCCGGCATTCGCCGTGAGCGTCACGTCGCCGGCGTTGATCGTGCCGCCGTCGACGATGACCTCGGCGGTCGCATCGTGGTCGAAGCAGTCGCCGAGGTCGAAGTCCGTCGTGCAGTCATCGAGCGTGAGCGGGATGCCTGAGGTGTTGCTCTGCGCCGCGTTGAGCGTGACCGATCCCGCTGTGATCGTCGCGCCCTGCACGATGATCCGCTCGAACGCGGCGATGAACGCGGCGAGCCCGATGTTGATCGAGCCCATGATCGTGAGCTTGTCGTCGCCATCGCCGCCCGAGATGTTCAGCGTGGTCCCGGTGGTGGTGGGTGCCGAGAAGCTCGTCGCCTCGAACGAGGCGTTGAGGCTGCGCAGGCGCAGCAGGAGCGCATTGCCCGGGTCCACCTCGAGCACGGCGTCGTCGTTGCCGCTCGAGAGCGCGAACGTCGTGTTGCCCGCGCTGCCCGTGTTCGTGATGGGCTCGATGCCCGCGTACTGGACCGTCGTGCCGCCGAACGTCATCGTGCCCGACGACCCGTCGATCGGGTTCGAGCTCAGCCCGCCCGGGCCGTTGTTCGTCACCAGGGTGTCGAAGCCGGCGCCCCCGTCGAAGCCGATCGTGATGCCGGGGTCGGTGCCGCGGAAGTCGATCGTGAACGTGTCGTCGCCGCCCGTGCCGGTGACGCGGATCTCGGAGATCTCCGAGAGCGAGCGCGTCACTCCCTGGAACGTCACGGTGCCGTCGCCGTTGAACACGAGGGCCGCCGCCGTGCCCGACATCGCGATGATCCACGGGGCCGGTGCGACGGGCGCAGGTGCGGCAGCGGGGTCGACCGCGGCGGGGTCGGTGGCGGCAGCGGCGGGGTCGACCGCCGCGGGAGCGGGATCCGTCGCCGCGGGTGCGGGGTCGGTCGCCGCCGGAGGCGCGTCGACAGGGGCAGGCGCGGGGTCGGCCGGCGCAGGGGCCGGGTCGGGCGCGGGGGCCGAATCAGGCGCAGGGGCCGGGGCGGGCGCGGGAGCCGGATCAGGCGCAGGGGCCGGGGCGTCCGCGGCGGGTGCGGCGGGCTGATCCGTCGGCGCGACGGCGGGATCGGTCGTGACGTCGAACGGCCGCACGCTCAGGTAGGCGGGCTCACCGACGACCTCGTCGGTCGCGGCGGTGTCTGCAGCGCCCTGGGTCGAGACGGGCACATCCGTCGCCGCCACGCCGGCCGGTGTCGCCACCGGGCTGAGGACGACGACGCCCATGGATGCCGGGGCGCTCAAGCCGATGCCGAGCGTGATGGCGGTGGTCAAGGCGAGCGCGCGGAACGACGCGCTCATCGAGCGCCCCTGCTCTGCGGCATCCCCAGCCATAACCCGCGCCTGTCCCCGAAAACGGACGTCAGCGCTGACGTTCACACCGCAAGCGGTGCCTCCCAGAACCCCAGCGTTCCCCAGTCGGATCGTCCCGTTCCCCGAATCCGGAAAGTCAGGACGTCCGGTGGGCAAGCTAGACCCGGCGCGAACGGCCCGTCAAGACGTGTCCCGAAAAAGTGTCGGGAAAGAGCGCATACCCGGTACGGCATGAAACGCTCTCGCGGCGGAATGACGCGGCGTGTCGCCGCGGAAAGACGCGGATCAGCTGAGGCCGCTGTAGACGTGCAGGCCCTTGAAGAACATGTTGACGATCGTGAAGTTGAACATGACCGCGGAGAAGCCGATGATCGACAGCCACGCCGAGCGGCTCCCCCGCCACCCGCGCGTCGCGCGGGCGTGGATGTAACCCGCGTAGAGCACCCAGATGACGAAGGTCCAGACTTCCTTCGTGTCGAAGCCCCAGTAGCGGCCCCACGCGTCGTTCGCCCAGATCGACCCGGCGATGAGGGTGAAGGTCCAGAAGATGAACCCGATGATGGCGAACCGGTAGGCGAGCGACTCGAGCGCCTCGGAGCCCGGCAGCGTGCGCAGGAACCGCGGCCCCTGCTTCGCGGTGACGGCATCTGCCGCGGCGATCTTCCGCTCACGACGGGCCTGCATGAGCTGCAGCACCGAGAGTCCGAAGGCCAGGGCGAACAAGGCTGTTGCGAGCGACGCGACGAAGACGTGGATGACGAGCCAGACCGACTTGAGCGGATCGGCGAGCGGGGTGATCTGCACGTAGAACGCGAGCGTCGACGCACCGAGCAGCAGCACGACCATGCCCGTGATCAGGGCACCGAGGAACCGCAGGTCGTAGCGGAAAAGCACGACGAGGTAGACGGCGACGATGAGGAGCGTCCCGGTGAGGGCGAACTCGTACATGTTCGACCACGGGACGCGCCC
This genomic interval carries:
- the ccsB gene encoding c-type cytochrome biogenesis protein CcsB encodes the protein MPETLTLDSVSVLLVWTAIAVYALAFIAYTIDLARRGVQAADAQDAASQRERQLVGAGVGAAGSAEASIGETVSGMRSQQAAAEAALEAPVGKRERLVWARIGTSLTVLAFLFHLGGALTRGIAAGRVPWSNMYEFALTGTLLIVAVYLVVLFRYDLRFLGALITGMVVLLLGASTLAFYVQITPLADPLKSVWLVIHVFVASLATALFALAFGLSVLQLMQARRERKIAAADAVTAKQGPRFLRTLPGSEALESLAYRFAIIGFIFWTFTLIAGSIWANDAWGRYWGFDTKEVWTFVIWVLYAGYIHARATRGWRGSRSAWLSIIGFSAVMFNFTIVNMFFKGLHVYSGLS